One Nocardioidaceae bacterium SCSIO 66511 genomic window carries:
- a CDS encoding glycoside hydrolase produces the protein MTEHDDTEYEERLRRVLREVPSPHADADAVLSRVETGARRRVRRRRIGGAVVGVAAVATTAFVVVPTFDQESNVADGPASVKSHHKQPLHSTELHKKGSAAIESPRRKGKATAERATLAAGSATKATDLAVSDIALSDQGDLSLIGQGSCSDGPCLVTGAPESAGNFRVAPTTERLLKPVTVRATASTATRPGIQVGDDESNSWTWTDAFYASHDAGETWQAVRLPGSMSVNDVQAAGGRVWAFGSRPDGRAVVASSEEHKDDWVTAAAPVRADETITTPMAVDDEVAFVATNGTDKSAFVRHDGSRWVRSPAPCARPVESSTADGTVWLGCRRANGLGTVSWSTDGGASWKSSRLEVSPQLTALGGIDSRTAIVSSGKMLYVFDTNGVTAEATVPFSGDKVWGDKVGYTSIRFDSDGTGYATTTGGALARSDDAGATWRVESLP, from the coding sequence ATGACTGAGCACGACGACACAGAGTACGAAGAGCGGCTTCGCCGGGTCCTCCGAGAGGTGCCCTCTCCCCACGCTGACGCCGACGCCGTGCTGTCGCGGGTCGAGACCGGCGCCCGTCGCCGTGTACGCCGGCGGCGCATCGGTGGTGCGGTCGTCGGCGTTGCGGCCGTGGCGACAACCGCCTTCGTGGTCGTACCCACGTTCGACCAGGAGAGCAACGTCGCCGACGGACCCGCATCGGTCAAGTCCCACCACAAGCAGCCACTGCACAGCACCGAGCTCCACAAGAAGGGCAGTGCCGCTATCGAGAGCCCTCGCCGCAAGGGCAAGGCGACCGCCGAGCGCGCAACGCTCGCGGCCGGCTCGGCGACCAAGGCGACCGACCTCGCCGTGTCCGATATCGCGCTGAGCGATCAGGGTGATCTCAGCCTGATCGGTCAGGGCTCCTGCTCCGACGGCCCCTGCCTGGTGACCGGCGCTCCGGAGTCTGCCGGCAACTTCCGGGTCGCACCGACGACGGAGCGGCTGCTGAAGCCGGTGACGGTGCGGGCCACGGCATCGACGGCGACCCGCCCTGGCATCCAAGTCGGCGACGATGAGTCGAACTCATGGACGTGGACCGACGCTTTTTACGCGAGTCACGACGCCGGCGAGACCTGGCAGGCCGTCCGCCTGCCCGGCTCGATGAGCGTCAATGACGTCCAGGCCGCGGGCGGTCGTGTCTGGGCCTTCGGTTCACGGCCCGACGGTCGAGCGGTCGTCGCCTCCTCCGAGGAGCACAAGGACGACTGGGTCACCGCGGCAGCACCGGTACGAGCCGACGAGACGATCACCACGCCGATGGCAGTCGACGACGAGGTCGCATTCGTGGCGACCAACGGCACCGACAAGAGTGCATTCGTCCGGCACGATGGCAGTCGCTGGGTACGCTCGCCCGCACCGTGCGCACGGCCCGTGGAGAGCTCCACCGCCGACGGCACTGTTTGGCTCGGCTGTCGCCGCGCCAACGGACTCGGCACGGTGTCGTGGAGCACCGACGGCGGCGCTTCGTGGAAGTCCAGCAGGCTCGAAGTCTCCCCGCAGCTCACCGCACTCGGCGGGATCGATTCGCGCACCGCGATAGTCTCGTCCGGCAAGATGCTCTACGTCTTCGACACCAACGGCGTCACGGCCGAGGCCACCGTGCCCTTCTCCGGCGACAAGGTCTGGGGCGACAAGGTCGGCTACACCTCGATCCGGTTCGACTCCGACGGCACCGGCTACGCGACGACGACCGGCGGCGCGCTCGCGCGCTCCGACGACGCGGGAGCGACTTGGCGGGTGGAGTCGCTGCCGTAG
- a CDS encoding SigE family RNA polymerase sigma factor, with protein MTIATTMAAPHAGAPQRVGLESLWHPGSKDQEMGATVSDVDATFDAFVRARLPDLLRFGRVLTGSEEAAADLVQDALERTIMHWSRVESRDDPEGYVRRVMVNRNISIWRRLRRERITDTLPDDGYTDRHRDRELWEALLTLPPRQRAVIALRYYEDKTEAEVAAILGCSVGTVKSQASKAITKLRALIPTFADVSARRRGGDDD; from the coding sequence ATGACCATCGCGACGACGATGGCTGCCCCCCACGCCGGTGCGCCACAGCGCGTCGGCCTGGAGTCGTTGTGGCATCCTGGTTCGAAAGATCAGGAAATGGGGGCGACGGTGTCGGATGTGGACGCCACGTTCGACGCATTCGTACGCGCACGGCTACCCGACCTGCTCCGTTTCGGACGAGTCCTGACCGGTAGCGAGGAGGCGGCAGCCGACCTCGTACAAGATGCGCTCGAACGCACCATCATGCATTGGTCTCGCGTCGAGTCACGCGATGACCCGGAAGGCTATGTCCGCCGGGTCATGGTCAACCGCAACATCAGCATCTGGCGCCGCCTGCGCCGCGAGCGCATCACCGACACGCTTCCCGACGACGGCTACACAGACCGCCATCGCGACCGCGAGCTCTGGGAAGCACTGCTGACTCTCCCACCCCGCCAGCGTGCGGTGATCGCGCTGCGCTACTACGAGGACAAGACCGAGGCCGAGGTCGCCGCCATCCTCGGCTGCTCCGTCGGCACCGTGAAGAGCCAGGCGTCGAAGGCGATCACCAAGTTGCGAGCACTGATTCCGACGTTCGCAGATGTGTCTGCCCGAAGGCGAGGTGGAGACGATGACTGA
- a CDS encoding TetR/AcrR family transcriptional regulator, with protein sequence MPSTRQTTEAGSSRRERQRQATMDEIVRTARGQLSEPGGLSLRAIAHEMGMTAPALYRYVSSLEGLTLTVAASIYDEIVGVLRGAADRHSTAPEAQIIAAAVSYRQWALRHRDEFVLCFVNQITDADEPDQNACAVAGDRFRRFFADLFVEIWQRRPFDLPDEAEVGELATVLDDPMNPFVPADATPAESEIPPGVQWVFLQAWTRLFGIVALEVFGHIAPGIVDSAALFRTVVADCGRTIGINADTLPGLEQIFADELAR encoded by the coding sequence GTGCCGAGCACGAGGCAGACCACCGAAGCGGGCAGCAGCCGCCGAGAGCGCCAACGGCAGGCGACGATGGACGAGATCGTGCGTACCGCTCGCGGCCAGCTCTCCGAGCCCGGTGGCCTCTCCCTGCGCGCGATCGCCCACGAGATGGGTATGACCGCACCGGCGCTCTACCGGTACGTCTCGAGCCTCGAGGGCCTCACGCTCACCGTCGCCGCATCGATCTATGACGAGATCGTCGGCGTGCTCCGAGGTGCCGCCGACCGCCACTCGACGGCACCGGAAGCACAGATCATCGCGGCCGCGGTCTCGTACCGGCAGTGGGCGTTGCGTCATCGCGACGAGTTCGTGCTGTGCTTCGTCAACCAGATCACCGATGCCGACGAACCCGACCAGAACGCCTGCGCAGTCGCCGGAGACCGCTTTCGCCGGTTCTTCGCCGACCTGTTCGTCGAGATCTGGCAGCGACGGCCGTTCGACCTACCCGACGAAGCCGAGGTCGGCGAGCTCGCAACCGTTCTCGACGACCCGATGAACCCGTTCGTCCCAGCGGACGCCACACCCGCAGAGTCGGAGATACCTCCGGGCGTGCAGTGGGTCTTCCTCCAGGCGTGGACGCGCCTGTTCGGCATCGTCGCGCTCGAGGTGTTCGGCCACATCGCCCCCGGCATCGTCGACAGCGCGGCGCTGTTCCGCACGGTCGTGGCCGACTGCGGCCGAACGATCGGAATCAATGCCGACACACTGCCCGGTCTCGAGCAGATCTTCGCCGACGAGCTCGCCCGCTGA
- a CDS encoding MMPL family transporter, which produces MLTRWGGFIARRARAVLIVGVLVVAAAAAYGGGVFDQLGQGGYSYDDAESTKAAQTVERDFQGGETDVAVIYSSDSMQVRDAGFRTAVEDVVSSLPDDAVEAVTTWYDTGAPGMIADDGHSTLMTISLNGTDDDALMSAYEEIEPDLEATGLDTQIAGQMAVYGDVNDTVSEDIERAELLSMPLVLLLSLVIFGSVVAALLPVGVGAIAVVGSFGVVRLLTEITDVSVFAINIITLLGLGLAIDYALFIVSRFREERDSRGDDRDAVNAAVAATVATAGRTVMFSGLTVAAAMSSLLVFPQGFLRSMAYGGIAAVLVAMVASLTLLPAVLAVLGRRVEVGAMPWRRKRTAALTGSHGWARFARAVMRRPVVSIVVVGAILVGLALPFLRADFGSVDERVLPTDAPARVATEAMESGFDVPVSTASVVLTGAGDAQAQAYANDLADVDGVDQVRPVETAQTGGSSATLLEASWDSDSQTGRSQQIVRDLREVPTPGDSTALVGGESAQTVDLLDSLSDRLPWMAAIVIGVMFVLLFLAFGSIVLPLKAVIVNTLSIGASFGVVTWIFQDGHLSGLLGFESPGYLDATQPILMLAILFGLSMDYEVFLLSRVREQWDATGDNTAAVAGGVQRTGRIITCAALLLAVVIGAFSTSGILFMKMIGVGMLVALLLDATVVRLVLVPAAMKVMNRANWWAPGPMRRWWQRYGIREAPDKPEATDEREPAAVG; this is translated from the coding sequence ATGTTAACTCGGTGGGGCGGCTTCATCGCCCGACGCGCCCGCGCCGTGCTGATCGTCGGCGTGCTCGTCGTCGCTGCCGCTGCTGCGTACGGAGGCGGTGTCTTCGACCAGCTCGGACAAGGGGGCTACAGCTACGACGACGCCGAGAGTACGAAGGCCGCACAGACCGTCGAGCGCGACTTCCAGGGTGGCGAGACCGACGTCGCCGTCATCTACTCCAGCGACTCGATGCAGGTACGTGACGCGGGCTTTCGTACCGCCGTCGAAGACGTCGTCTCCAGCCTTCCCGACGACGCGGTCGAGGCCGTCACGACCTGGTACGACACCGGGGCTCCCGGCATGATCGCCGACGACGGCCACTCCACCCTGATGACGATCTCGCTCAACGGCACCGACGACGACGCCCTGATGAGCGCGTACGAGGAGATCGAGCCCGACCTCGAAGCGACCGGCCTCGACACCCAGATCGCGGGGCAGATGGCGGTCTACGGCGATGTGAACGACACCGTCTCGGAGGACATCGAACGGGCAGAGCTGCTGTCGATGCCGCTCGTCCTGCTGCTGAGCCTGGTCATCTTCGGCAGCGTCGTCGCAGCGCTCCTGCCGGTCGGTGTCGGCGCGATCGCCGTCGTCGGCAGCTTCGGCGTCGTACGCCTGCTCACCGAGATCACCGATGTGTCGGTCTTCGCGATCAACATCATCACGCTTCTCGGCCTCGGCCTCGCGATCGACTACGCGCTGTTCATCGTGAGTCGCTTCCGAGAGGAGCGGGACAGTCGGGGGGACGACCGCGATGCCGTCAACGCAGCCGTCGCGGCAACGGTCGCGACGGCCGGGCGCACGGTGATGTTCTCCGGGTTGACGGTTGCGGCGGCGATGTCGTCGCTGCTCGTCTTCCCGCAGGGCTTCCTGCGCTCGATGGCGTACGGCGGCATCGCGGCCGTTCTGGTGGCGATGGTCGCATCGCTCACCTTGCTGCCGGCGGTTCTTGCCGTGCTCGGGCGCAGGGTCGAGGTCGGTGCGATGCCGTGGCGCCGCAAGCGCACCGCGGCGCTGACCGGCAGCCATGGCTGGGCCCGGTTCGCACGCGCGGTCATGAGGCGTCCGGTGGTCAGCATCGTCGTGGTGGGTGCCATCCTCGTCGGCCTCGCGCTGCCGTTCCTGCGCGCCGATTTCGGCAGCGTCGACGAGCGGGTGCTACCGACCGACGCACCCGCGCGGGTCGCGACCGAGGCGATGGAGAGCGGCTTCGACGTTCCGGTGTCGACCGCGTCGGTCGTCCTCACCGGGGCCGGAGACGCACAGGCGCAGGCGTACGCGAACGACCTCGCCGACGTCGACGGAGTCGATCAGGTACGCCCGGTCGAGACGGCCCAGACGGGTGGGTCGAGCGCCACTCTGCTCGAGGCATCGTGGGACTCCGACAGCCAGACGGGGAGGTCGCAGCAGATCGTGCGCGACCTGCGCGAGGTGCCGACGCCGGGTGACTCGACGGCGTTGGTCGGGGGTGAGAGTGCCCAGACGGTCGATCTACTCGACTCGCTGTCCGACCGGCTGCCTTGGATGGCTGCGATCGTCATCGGTGTGATGTTCGTACTGCTGTTCCTGGCATTCGGGTCCATTGTGCTACCGCTCAAGGCCGTCATCGTGAACACGTTGTCGATCGGAGCCTCCTTCGGTGTCGTGACGTGGATCTTCCAGGACGGTCACCTGTCCGGCCTGCTCGGTTTCGAGTCGCCCGGCTACCTGGATGCGACCCAGCCGATCCTGATGCTGGCGATCCTGTTCGGGCTGTCGATGGACTACGAGGTGTTCCTGTTGTCTCGCGTCCGCGAGCAGTGGGACGCAACCGGCGACAACACCGCGGCCGTCGCGGGCGGTGTGCAGCGCACCGGGCGCATCATCACCTGCGCTGCGCTTTTGCTCGCCGTGGTGATCGGTGCGTTCTCGACCTCGGGAATCCTGTTCATGAAGATGATCGGCGTCGGCATGCTGGTCGCGCTGCTCCTCGATGCGACCGTCGTACGTCTCGTGCTCGTGCCGGCGGCGATGAAGGTGATGAACCGCGCCAACTGGTGGGCGCCCGGGCCGATGCGCCGTTGGTGGCAGCGGTACGGCATCCGGGAGGCACCGGACAAGCCTGAGGCGACCGACGAACGAGAGCCCGCAGCGGTCGGCTGA
- a CDS encoding DUF3046 domain-containing protein gives MRHSEFWDRMYDHLGEGYARVWADDQVLRELDGRTVEQALASGESPKTVWRAVWSALELPASER, from the coding sequence GTGAGGCACAGTGAGTTCTGGGACCGGATGTACGACCACCTCGGTGAGGGGTACGCGCGGGTGTGGGCAGACGACCAGGTCCTGCGCGAGCTCGACGGTCGTACCGTCGAGCAGGCACTCGCGTCGGGAGAGTCGCCCAAGACCGTGTGGCGCGCGGTCTGGTCAGCGCTGGAGCTGCCCGCCTCCGAACGATGA
- a CDS encoding MFS transporter, with the protein MTALSDAEVASVQRRTIGTLIGSQALGGIGVSTGIAVTALLAEDILGSADLAGLAQTAQVLGSAAASYLVARITVARGRRPGLTTGYVVGALGAVLCLVAGIVESFGVLLVGSTLLGAATAANSQARFAATDLADPAHRARALSIVVWATTIGAVAGPNLVGPAGDLAELLSLPRLTGAYLIGATGIGLGVVFVSVRMRPDPLLVARDLEQASGGTVPVRRRAIEAVREHPRALAGIIAIAAAHATMVSVMVMTPLHMGHGGSELEVIGFVISVHILGMYAFSPIVGWLSDAIGPRQVLLAGAALLFGAVALAGTAHEGWSLGLTAGLFLLGLGWSFALVAGSAVVTAAVPLTDRPAVQGFSDMTMGIAAGVGGAVAGVVVGAWGFATLNACAAVIVCVVVAAALAVPRSEQTRV; encoded by the coding sequence ATGACGGCGCTCTCCGATGCCGAGGTGGCATCGGTACAACGCCGTACGATCGGCACGCTGATCGGCAGCCAGGCACTCGGCGGGATCGGGGTCTCCACCGGAATCGCGGTGACCGCACTGCTGGCCGAGGACATCCTCGGCTCAGCAGATCTCGCGGGTCTCGCGCAGACCGCACAGGTGCTCGGCTCGGCTGCCGCCTCGTACCTCGTCGCTCGGATCACGGTGGCACGCGGCCGCCGGCCGGGCCTGACAACCGGTTACGTCGTCGGCGCTCTGGGGGCGGTTCTCTGCCTGGTCGCAGGAATTGTCGAGTCGTTCGGCGTACTCCTGGTCGGATCGACGCTGCTCGGCGCAGCGACGGCGGCGAACTCCCAGGCCAGGTTCGCCGCCACCGATCTCGCCGACCCGGCACACCGGGCACGAGCACTCTCGATCGTCGTCTGGGCCACGACGATCGGTGCAGTCGCGGGTCCGAACCTCGTCGGCCCTGCCGGTGACCTCGCCGAGCTCCTCTCACTGCCCCGACTGACCGGCGCGTACCTCATCGGTGCAACGGGCATCGGGCTCGGTGTCGTGTTCGTCAGCGTGCGAATGCGTCCCGACCCGCTGTTGGTCGCCCGCGACCTGGAGCAGGCATCCGGCGGCACGGTGCCTGTGCGTCGGCGTGCGATCGAGGCAGTACGCGAGCATCCGCGCGCATTGGCCGGCATCATCGCCATCGCGGCGGCGCACGCGACGATGGTCAGCGTCATGGTGATGACCCCGCTGCACATGGGCCACGGTGGCTCGGAGCTCGAGGTGATCGGCTTCGTGATCAGCGTGCACATCCTCGGCATGTACGCCTTCTCGCCGATCGTCGGTTGGTTGAGCGATGCCATCGGTCCGCGGCAGGTGCTCTTGGCTGGTGCGGCGCTGTTGTTCGGCGCAGTCGCGCTCGCCGGCACCGCGCACGAGGGTTGGTCGCTCGGGTTGACCGCAGGGCTGTTCCTGCTCGGTCTCGGCTGGTCGTTCGCGCTGGTTGCGGGTTCGGCGGTCGTCACGGCGGCAGTGCCGCTCACGGACCGGCCGGCCGTTCAGGGCTTCTCCGATATGACGATGGGCATCGCCGCCGGTGTCGGCGGCGCGGTCGCGGGCGTTGTCGTCGGAGCCTGGGGCTTCGCCACCCTCAACGCTTGCGCGGCGGTCATCGTGTGCGTCGTCGTGGCGGCCGCTCTCGCCGTACCGCGGAGCGAGCAGACACGCGTGTGA
- a CDS encoding GtrA family protein: MSTAVLIRERVGRRVPAWASEFAGFGAVGAVGYATDLVVFNLLCYLGDPGLLADRPVTAKLISSGVGLLVTYLGNRHWTWRCRPSTCRHREVMLFVLFNLIGLAIALGCLGVSHHVLGFTSPLADNIAANIVGVSLGGLFRFWTYRTYVFQPVPAAA; this comes from the coding sequence GTGTCCACAGCAGTCCTGATCCGCGAGCGCGTAGGGCGCCGGGTGCCGGCATGGGCCTCGGAGTTCGCCGGCTTCGGTGCCGTCGGCGCCGTGGGGTACGCCACGGACCTGGTGGTGTTCAACCTACTGTGCTACCTCGGAGACCCGGGACTCCTCGCCGACCGGCCGGTCACTGCGAAGCTGATCTCGTCCGGAGTGGGACTCCTGGTCACCTACCTCGGCAACCGCCACTGGACGTGGCGCTGTCGGCCCAGCACCTGTCGCCATCGCGAGGTGATGCTGTTCGTACTGTTCAACCTGATCGGGTTGGCCATCGCGCTCGGCTGCCTCGGCGTCTCGCATCACGTGCTCGGGTTCACCTCGCCCCTCGCCGACAACATCGCGGCGAACATCGTGGGCGTCTCGCTCGGCGGACTGTTCCGCTTCTGGACGTACCGCACGTACGTCTTCCAGCCGGTCCCTGCTGCGGCGTGA
- a CDS encoding alkaline phosphatase family protein has protein sequence MIRYVLTSYLALGVALWLLPGVQSSDVGAVALLAIVVIIVGAVLRTLLLAMTIVLGSFGLLLAGVVIQMVILGIALSITPGLESDSTADVVLAAWIATAAGAMINWLFDAGSDDAFLAQVLGRAIRLSAVNGERSGRPGLLIIQLDGVSAPLLRQAVTGGTMPNVSRWLRSGSHELRDWHTGLPATTPAGQAVLLHGDTQHIPSFRWYDKETGKILVANRPGDAAEIEKRISDGRGLLADDGVSVSNLFSGDAPTRLLTMSDARLPSAKHGVAAYAVARSGLARSLVVFAGEVITEWYQGRRQRLRDVQPRVRRGGVFVLLRGVTTVILRDLNVSIVAEQMAHGAPTIYVDFVDYDEVAHHAGPSRPEAVRTLDGLDHVIGLFERIAHEVDRRYEIVLVSDHGQAQGATFRQMSGATLDETVATLVASASSDAREHTPAEPWGPANVLLTGAARSDDIVGGATRGLMRTKVEPTHAPGDVQVDLGRTKQPQATRESPDVVVVVSGSLSHLYLADVPGRVDRVDIERRHPALIEGLARHPYVGAVIVRDGDDLVVLGSDGWRVLVDGATIGGEGVDPLAVYGDRAAGDLLALDQRAHVGDLVLLGRHDPSLGDVAAFEELVGSHGGLGGDQTSALLIHPTEMRVPEGDLSGRDVFEALRARQRTLGLRDDETEDSSR, from the coding sequence ATGATCCGGTACGTCCTCACGTCGTACCTCGCGCTCGGTGTGGCTCTGTGGCTGCTGCCCGGTGTGCAGTCCTCGGACGTCGGTGCGGTCGCGCTGCTCGCCATCGTGGTCATCATCGTCGGCGCCGTGCTGCGTACGCTGCTACTCGCGATGACGATCGTCCTCGGATCGTTCGGATTACTGCTTGCCGGCGTCGTCATCCAAATGGTGATTCTCGGCATCGCTCTCTCGATCACGCCGGGGCTGGAGTCCGACAGCACGGCCGATGTCGTTCTCGCGGCATGGATCGCAACGGCGGCCGGCGCGATGATCAACTGGCTGTTCGACGCCGGCAGCGATGATGCGTTCCTCGCCCAGGTGCTCGGCCGCGCCATCCGGCTCTCCGCCGTCAACGGCGAGCGATCCGGCCGTCCGGGGTTGCTGATCATCCAGCTCGACGGTGTCAGCGCACCGCTGCTGCGTCAGGCGGTCACCGGCGGCACGATGCCGAACGTCTCGCGCTGGCTGCGATCCGGAAGCCACGAGCTCCGCGACTGGCACACCGGGCTGCCCGCGACGACACCCGCGGGACAAGCCGTGCTGTTGCACGGCGACACCCAGCACATCCCGTCGTTTCGCTGGTACGACAAGGAAACCGGCAAGATCCTCGTCGCGAACCGGCCGGGAGACGCCGCAGAGATCGAGAAGCGGATCTCCGACGGCCGAGGGCTGTTGGCCGATGACGGAGTCAGCGTCTCCAACCTGTTCTCCGGTGATGCTCCGACCCGGCTGCTCACGATGAGCGATGCCCGGCTCCCGTCGGCCAAGCACGGCGTTGCGGCGTACGCGGTCGCCCGCAGCGGACTCGCGCGGTCGCTTGTCGTGTTCGCGGGCGAGGTCATCACCGAGTGGTATCAGGGTCGTCGCCAGCGGCTTCGCGATGTGCAACCGCGGGTACGCCGGGGAGGGGTCTTCGTACTGCTGCGCGGCGTGACCACGGTGATCCTGCGGGATCTCAACGTGTCGATCGTCGCGGAGCAGATGGCGCATGGCGCTCCGACGATCTACGTCGACTTCGTCGACTACGACGAGGTCGCGCACCACGCGGGCCCGAGCCGACCCGAGGCCGTGCGTACCCTCGACGGTCTCGACCACGTGATCGGATTGTTCGAGCGGATCGCGCACGAGGTCGACCGTCGCTACGAGATCGTGCTGGTGTCCGACCACGGTCAGGCGCAGGGTGCGACGTTCCGACAGATGTCCGGGGCCACACTCGACGAGACCGTTGCGACGCTGGTCGCCTCGGCGTCGAGCGACGCTCGCGAGCACACGCCCGCAGAGCCATGGGGACCCGCTAACGTACTGCTCACGGGTGCGGCCAGATCGGACGACATCGTCGGTGGGGCGACCCGCGGGCTGATGCGTACGAAGGTCGAACCCACGCACGCTCCCGGTGACGTGCAGGTCGATCTCGGTCGTACGAAGCAACCGCAGGCGACGCGCGAATCACCCGACGTGGTCGTCGTGGTCTCGGGAAGTCTTTCGCATTTGTACCTCGCCGATGTGCCCGGCCGGGTCGACCGCGTCGATATCGAGAGACGGCATCCCGCGCTCATCGAGGGCCTCGCTCGACATCCGTACGTCGGCGCGGTCATCGTCCGAGACGGTGATGATCTCGTCGTGCTCGGCTCCGACGGTTGGCGGGTGCTTGTCGATGGCGCCACCATCGGTGGTGAAGGCGTGGATCCGCTTGCCGTGTATGGGGATCGCGCTGCCGGGGATCTGCTGGCGCTCGACCAGCGTGCGCACGTCGGCGACCTGGTGTTGCTCGGCCGGCACGACCCGAGCCTTGGCGATGTCGCGGCGTTCGAGGAGCTGGTCGGCTCGCATGGGGGCCTTGGCGGCGACCAGACCTCAGCCCTGCTGATCCATCCCACCGAGATGCGCGTACCGGAAGGCGATCTGAGTGGCCGCGATGTCTTCGAGGCCCTGCGGGCACGGCAGCGTACGCTCGGGCTGCGCGACGACGAGACGGAGGACTCGAGCAGATGA
- a CDS encoding MBL fold metallo-hydrolase produces the protein MNISVSLTWWGHATTTIEMGGVRVLTDPVLTRRLGHLSRIRSTTPTGQAREADVVVISHLHGDHLHLPSMKLISPAAQVIGPRGTRAVLGASRMRVREVEPGDVVEYEGLRIRAVPAAHDPRRHQRSRISGPALGFVLERDGCRVWFAGDTALFDEMAELAPVDLAVVPIGGWGPTLEPEKHMNPDHAAKAVRLVGARYAVPMHYGTFWPTGLRHVHRPSFRRLFVEPGERFRAAMTETDAQARVLQVGETTRWPAT, from the coding sequence ATGAACATCTCCGTCTCGCTCACCTGGTGGGGACATGCGACCACGACGATCGAGATGGGCGGCGTACGGGTGCTGACCGATCCCGTCCTCACCAGACGCCTCGGCCACCTGAGTCGCATCCGCTCGACCACTCCGACCGGGCAAGCGCGAGAGGCCGATGTGGTCGTCATCTCGCATCTGCACGGTGACCACCTCCATCTACCGTCGATGAAGCTCATCTCCCCGGCGGCGCAAGTCATCGGCCCCCGCGGCACACGTGCGGTCCTCGGCGCCTCCCGAATGCGCGTACGCGAAGTGGAGCCCGGCGACGTCGTGGAGTATGAAGGACTCCGGATCAGAGCCGTGCCCGCCGCCCACGACCCGCGCCGGCACCAGCGGTCGCGCATCAGCGGGCCAGCGCTCGGCTTCGTCCTCGAGCGGGACGGCTGCCGGGTGTGGTTCGCCGGTGACACCGCATTGTTCGACGAGATGGCCGAGCTCGCTCCGGTCGACCTGGCGGTGGTGCCGATCGGCGGATGGGGACCGACCCTTGAGCCCGAGAAGCACATGAACCCCGATCACGCCGCCAAGGCCGTTCGTCTCGTCGGCGCCCGGTACGCCGTGCCGATGCACTACGGCACGTTCTGGCCGACCGGACTGCGGCACGTGCATCGGCCGAGCTTTCGCCGCCTGTTCGTTGAACCTGGCGAGCGATTCCGCGCCGCGATGACGGAGACCGACGCGCAGGCGCGCGTACTGCAGGTGGGCGAGACGACACGTTGGCCGGCGACGTGA
- a CDS encoding VTT domain-containing protein, which yields MSDATTLTFGYLVGMFAVVAFGSFIPVLPTGAAVSVAAVLAEHNVAELVLVVAVGALAAYLGDLATFAVLSRAGASLAQRIGWLSRERPAERLTQMRTQVEQNEVAALMLSRLLPAGRIPVLLAAAIGGYSWRRYVTADVGAVILWSSVYAAIGVAGGSIFPHPWEAVVAAMVGVIAFSLLARLVRRFMVRL from the coding sequence GTGAGTGACGCGACCACCTTGACGTTCGGTTACCTCGTCGGGATGTTCGCGGTCGTGGCGTTCGGCTCGTTCATCCCGGTGCTGCCGACGGGAGCGGCCGTGAGCGTTGCCGCCGTCCTGGCGGAGCACAACGTCGCGGAGCTCGTCCTCGTCGTCGCGGTCGGCGCGCTGGCCGCGTACCTCGGCGACCTCGCCACCTTCGCCGTGTTGTCGCGCGCGGGTGCGTCGCTGGCGCAGCGGATCGGCTGGCTCAGCCGGGAGCGGCCCGCCGAGCGTCTGACTCAGATGCGTACCCAGGTGGAGCAGAACGAGGTGGCGGCGCTGATGCTCTCGCGGCTGTTACCGGCCGGACGGATACCGGTTCTGCTCGCCGCTGCGATCGGCGGCTACTCGTGGCGAAGGTATGTCACGGCCGACGTCGGCGCGGTGATTCTCTGGTCGAGTGTGTACGCCGCGATCGGCGTCGCCGGAGGGTCGATCTTCCCGCATCCGTGGGAGGCAGTCGTCGCAGCGATGGTGGGCGTGATTGCGTTCAGCCTGCTCGCCCGGTTGGTTCGGCGGTTCATGGTGCGCCTGTGA